From Polaribacter butkevichii, a single genomic window includes:
- a CDS encoding carboxypeptidase-like regulatory domain-containing protein gives MKKIVLLAIFMVTLCVNAQVKLTGVVKDSIGEPLEMANVLAIDKVTNKIASYGFTDPTGYYKLNVEKNTTILLKISYVGMKSADFTIETKTADIVTNVLLAYDNALDGINIVSKMPVTVKGDTIVYNADSFQNGSERKLEDVLKKLPGVEINDDGEIEVEGKTVEKIMVDGKDFFDGDTKLATKNIPSNALDKIEVLRNYADVSQLSGVQNNQDRVAINIKLKEGKKNFWFGDITAGGGDAPDETLYLLQPKLFYYSPKYTINVIGDVNNMGEVVLDRGDIRNFSGGFRSQSPSNGTNLSLASAGIGFLTANARNANRIETKLTALNFSYSPNKKLDLSGFLIFSSNSNGQQNNVTSDYVDPATPDDYTQSLTDQTSNTGLFKFSGNYKQNERKQFNYDVIGRFSNEFRTDDVNSLVLSDISENERSTPYKINQNFSYFYTADEKNIFALEAQHLIQDEDPFYVASLENDPSNNDDVNNDGFDDAAKTLGLNTSNIFYTLEQDRRVKSNQLDVKLDYYNILNDKSNLNFVVGTIQSVQNFDSKFFQILDNGTAFTPTPTIPGNLDPQTTNDTEYGFSDIYAGLRYRLKAGIFTFTPGVTLHAYNVKNTQYQTEIFKDQFQKVFPELSIIAQFKQSESLRFSYKQEVNFTDVNKLARGIVANSYNSFYYGYEELKNAHLHNVNLNYSSFNLFNYTNVFARINYKKTIDQINSIVNFENNSVVSSSTSLNSPYDNESFTASGRVGKTFNKIKTSLSANYNYSKTYQFLGDDENTNKLFAQSYRASVSTNFTKAPNVTLGYNLSLSDQDNSSRDAVVKGVTNAPSLGFDAYIWNSLTVRSDFSYSEVKQDGVVANSFKILDASFSYRKDKDAKWEYELVGSNLLASGSRSTVRTSNIAFTVNETFILPRFISLRVKYQL, from the coding sequence ATGAAAAAAATAGTACTACTCGCCATTTTTATGGTTACACTTTGTGTAAATGCTCAAGTAAAATTAACGGGTGTTGTTAAAGACAGTATTGGTGAACCTTTAGAAATGGCAAATGTATTAGCTATAGATAAAGTTACCAATAAAATAGCATCTTACGGTTTTACAGATCCTACAGGTTATTATAAGTTAAATGTAGAAAAAAACACCACTATTTTACTAAAAATAAGTTATGTTGGTATGAAATCTGCCGACTTTACAATAGAAACAAAAACTGCGGATATTGTAACCAATGTACTGCTTGCTTATGATAATGCTTTAGATGGAATTAATATTGTGTCTAAAATGCCTGTTACTGTAAAAGGAGATACCATTGTATATAATGCAGATTCTTTTCAAAATGGATCGGAAAGAAAACTAGAAGATGTTTTAAAAAAATTACCAGGTGTAGAAATTAATGATGATGGAGAAATTGAAGTTGAAGGAAAAACGGTAGAAAAAATAATGGTTGATGGTAAAGATTTTTTTGATGGAGATACAAAACTTGCTACCAAAAATATACCTTCTAATGCTTTAGATAAAATAGAGGTTTTAAGAAATTATGCAGATGTTAGTCAATTAAGTGGTGTGCAAAACAACCAAGATAGAGTTGCCATAAATATTAAATTAAAAGAAGGGAAAAAGAATTTTTGGTTTGGAGACATTACAGCAGGTGGTGGAGATGCACCAGATGAAACGCTTTACCTTTTACAACCTAAACTTTTCTATTACTCACCAAAATATACCATTAACGTTATTGGTGATGTAAATAATATGGGAGAAGTTGTTTTAGATAGAGGAGATATTAGAAACTTTAGTGGAGGGTTTAGAAGTCAAAGTCCATCTAACGGAACCAACTTAAGTTTGGCAAGTGCTGGTATTGGTTTTTTAACAGCAAATGCAAGAAATGCCAACAGAATAGAAACAAAACTTACGGCCTTAAATTTTAGTTATTCACCGAATAAGAAATTAGATTTAAGTGGGTTTTTAATCTTTTCTAGTAATAGCAACGGACAACAAAATAATGTAACAAGCGATTATGTAGATCCTGCAACACCAGATGATTATACCCAAAGTTTAACAGACCAAACAAGTAACACAGGGTTGTTTAAGTTTAGCGGTAACTACAAGCAAAACGAAAGAAAACAATTTAATTATGATGTTATTGGTCGTTTTTCAAACGAGTTTAGAACAGATGATGTAAACTCGTTGGTTTTAAGCGATATTTCAGAAAACGAAAGATCTACACCTTATAAAATTAACCAAAATTTCAGTTATTTTTATACGGCAGATGAAAAAAATATTTTTGCATTAGAAGCACAACATTTAATACAAGATGAAGATCCTTTTTATGTAGCTTCTTTAGAAAATGATCCTTCTAACAATGACGATGTTAATAATGATGGTTTTGATGATGCAGCAAAAACATTAGGCTTAAATACCAGTAATATATTTTATACATTAGAGCAAGACAGACGCGTAAAATCTAACCAGTTAGATGTAAAATTAGATTATTACAATATTTTAAATGATAAAAGTAATTTAAACTTTGTGGTGGGAACCATACAAAGTGTACAAAATTTTGACTCTAAGTTTTTTCAGATACTAGACAATGGTACTGCATTTACCCCAACACCTACAATCCCAGGAAACTTAGATCCACAAACAACAAATGATACAGAATATGGTTTTTCTGACATTTATGCAGGATTAAGATATCGATTAAAAGCGGGTATTTTTACCTTTACTCCAGGTGTTACTTTACATGCTTACAATGTAAAAAACACGCAATATCAAACAGAAATATTTAAAGATCAATTTCAAAAGGTATTTCCAGAACTTTCTATTATTGCACAATTTAAACAAAGCGAATCTTTACGATTTTCTTACAAACAAGAAGTTAATTTTACCGATGTTAATAAGCTTGCAAGAGGTATTGTAGCTAATAGTTATAACTCTTTTTATTATGGTTATGAAGAATTAAAGAATGCACATTTACACAATGTAAATTTAAATTATTCTAGTTTTAATTTATTTAATTATACCAATGTGTTTGCCAGAATTAATTATAAGAAAACAATAGATCAAATTAACTCTATTGTAAATTTCGAAAACAATTCTGTAGTTTCTAGTAGTACATCTTTAAACTCACCTTATGATAATGAAAGTTTTACTGCTTCTGGTAGAGTTGGTAAAACATTTAATAAAATTAAAACTTCTTTAAGTGCTAATTATAATTATAGCAAAACATATCAATTTTTGGGTGATGATGAAAACACAAATAAATTATTTGCTCAAAGTTATAGAGCGAGTGTAAGTACTAATTTTACAAAAGCACCCAATGTAACATTAGGATATAATTTAAGTTTATCAGATCAAGATAACAGCTCTAGAGATGCAGTTGTAAAAGGAGTTACCAACGCACCTTCTTTAGGGTTTGATGCTTATATTTGGAACTCATTAACAGTACGTTCTGATTTTTCTTATAGCGAGGTAAAACAAGACGGAGTTGTAGCGAATTCTTTTAAAATTTTAGACGCTTCTTTTTCTTACAGAAAGGATAAAGACGCAAAATGGGAATATGAATTAGTAGGTAGCAATCTTCTAGCTTCTGGTTCTAGATCTACAGTAAGAACAAGTAATATTGCATTTACAGTAAATGAAACGTTTATTTTGCCAAGGTTTATAAGTCTTAGGGTAAAATATCAACTATAA
- a CDS encoding geranylgeranyl reductase family protein, whose amino-acid sequence MIFDVAIIGSGPAGASAAFKLAEKGISTVIIEKETLPRYKTCGGAFGLAGRKIMPFDITEVVEKECFNIDVFFDKIDKKFTIQKDEPIITMVMRADFDNFIVKKAQELGVTLLENHKLTDITFKDDIILHTSKGEIKTKFVIAADGALGKTAKFAGWKETRLLIPALEYEVEVNDDDFKRLSKTVRLDFDAIPMGYGWCFPKKNHLSIGVGALRKVKVDFKQCYRDYLVNTLKVTEIISEEMHGFQVPVSLRKDGFVRNNVFLVGDAAGFADPLSAEGITNAILSGNMAAESIIESKLNGELAENLYNEKLEEHLLPALRSAFKLSKLFYENGTMRNLLIKKYGERICEKMIQIMMGESTYPTDIMKTIKRKLKNAIFS is encoded by the coding sequence ATGATTTTTGATGTAGCTATAATAGGTTCAGGGCCAGCAGGGGCTTCAGCAGCTTTTAAATTAGCAGAAAAAGGAATTTCAACCGTTATAATAGAAAAAGAAACCCTACCAAGATACAAAACTTGTGGAGGTGCTTTTGGTTTGGCCGGAAGAAAAATAATGCCTTTTGATATTACAGAAGTTGTAGAAAAAGAATGTTTTAATATTGATGTTTTTTTTGATAAAATTGATAAAAAATTTACCATTCAAAAAGACGAGCCTATCATTACTATGGTGATGCGCGCAGATTTCGATAATTTTATTGTTAAAAAAGCACAAGAATTAGGAGTTACATTATTAGAAAATCATAAACTTACAGATATTACTTTTAAAGATGATATCATTTTACATACTTCTAAAGGAGAAATAAAAACCAAATTTGTAATTGCTGCCGATGGTGCTTTAGGTAAAACTGCAAAATTTGCAGGATGGAAAGAAACACGTTTGTTAATACCTGCATTAGAATATGAAGTTGAGGTAAATGATGATGACTTTAAAAGACTGTCTAAAACCGTTCGCTTAGATTTTGATGCCATTCCTATGGGATATGGTTGGTGTTTTCCAAAGAAAAACCACTTATCTATAGGAGTTGGGGCTTTACGAAAAGTAAAAGTAGATTTTAAACAGTGTTACAGAGATTATTTAGTGAATACTCTAAAGGTAACGGAAATCATTAGTGAAGAAATGCATGGTTTTCAAGTACCAGTTTCTTTAAGAAAAGATGGTTTTGTAAGAAATAATGTTTTTTTAGTGGGAGATGCTGCTGGTTTTGCAGACCCGTTATCTGCAGAAGGAATTACAAATGCTATCCTTTCTGGTAATATGGCAGCAGAATCAATCATTGAAAGTAAATTGAATGGTGAATTAGCCGAAAATTTATACAATGAAAAGTTAGAAGAGCATCTTTTGCCTGCACTAAGATCTGCCTTTAAATTATCTAAGTTGTTTTATGAAAACGGTACTATGAGAAACCTTTTGATTAAAAAATATGGAGAAAGAATCTGTGAAAAAATGATTCAGATTATGATGGGAGAAAGTACCTATCCAACTGATATTATGAAAACGATAAAAAGGAAACTAAAAAACGCTATTTTTTCATAG
- the gldA gene encoding gliding motility-associated ABC transporter ATP-binding subunit GldA: MSIKVTSVSKIYKTQKALNNVSFSADKGQIIGFLGPNGAGKSTMMKILTGFIQPNEGAVLVDEIDVLQNAIEAQKIIGYLPEHNPLYTEMYVREYLQFQAAIFKIDKNQIEICIEKVGLTSEAHKKINQLSKGYQQRVGLAAAILHNPKVLILDEPTTGLDPNQLVEIRELIKELGKEKTVLFSTHIMQEVEAVCDRVIIIKKGEILIDKKLADLKENNQQVIEVTFDYKIEEQFIKRLEKVVSYKNNYDNTWFITFESEEDMRPKVFDFAQENGLKILSLNTQNKNLETLFREVTA; the protein is encoded by the coding sequence ATGTCTATAAAAGTAACATCCGTTTCTAAAATTTATAAAACGCAAAAAGCATTAAACAATGTTTCTTTTTCTGCGGATAAAGGCCAAATAATTGGGTTTTTAGGTCCAAATGGAGCAGGGAAATCTACGATGATGAAAATCTTAACTGGTTTTATTCAGCCAAATGAAGGTGCGGTTTTAGTGGATGAAATAGATGTGTTACAAAATGCAATAGAAGCACAAAAAATTATTGGTTATTTGCCAGAACACAATCCTCTGTATACAGAAATGTATGTGCGAGAATATTTACAGTTTCAAGCAGCAATTTTTAAGATTGATAAAAACCAAATAGAAATTTGCATAGAAAAAGTAGGCTTAACTTCTGAGGCACATAAAAAAATCAATCAATTATCTAAAGGATATCAGCAAAGAGTTGGTTTGGCAGCAGCTATTTTACACAATCCAAAAGTGTTAATTTTAGATGAGCCTACAACAGGTTTAGATCCTAATCAATTGGTAGAAATTAGAGAGCTCATTAAAGAATTAGGAAAAGAAAAAACGGTGCTGTTTTCTACACATATTATGCAAGAAGTAGAAGCGGTTTGCGATCGTGTAATTATCATTAAAAAAGGAGAAATTCTAATTGATAAAAAACTAGCAGATCTAAAAGAAAACAATCAACAAGTAATAGAAGTTACTTTTGATTATAAGATTGAGGAGCAGTTTATTAAACGATTAGAAAAGGTTGTTTCTTATAAAAATAATTACGACAATACTTGGTTCATCACTTTTGAAAGTGAAGAAGATATGCGCCCTAAAGTTTTTGATTTTGCGCAAGAAAATGGTCTAAAAATCTTAAGCTTAAATACACAGAATAAAAACTTAGAAACGCTTTTTAGAGAGGTAACGGCTTAG
- a CDS encoding HAD family hydrolase — protein sequence MVLAKGFLFDFDGVVVNSFESHGSAWASAFKELFNKEIAPFPKTHAGKSPMIIAEYYCSVIGEEKRTEELFFLKDKHLDKYFTVPKLLPGVREFTELLTKEKIPYGIASNATKQFLKNSVHHLNLNFPTVFGVQDYVKPKPAPEAYILLAETLGFKEGDFKDIWVFEDSLTGTKAAKSAGMVPIGITTQYTDEELKEAGSILVFPTLLEAYEYLTKYSF from the coding sequence ATGGTGTTAGCAAAAGGTTTTTTATTTGATTTTGATGGCGTAGTTGTAAATAGTTTTGAAAGTCATGGTTCTGCTTGGGCTTCTGCTTTTAAAGAATTATTCAACAAAGAAATAGCTCCGTTTCCAAAAACTCATGCAGGAAAATCGCCAATGATTATTGCAGAATATTATTGCAGCGTAATTGGAGAAGAAAAACGTACAGAAGAATTGTTTTTTCTAAAGGATAAACATTTAGACAAATACTTTACAGTACCTAAATTATTACCTGGAGTTAGAGAATTTACCGAACTTTTAACCAAAGAAAAAATACCTTACGGAATAGCAAGTAACGCTACAAAACAGTTTTTAAAAAACAGTGTTCATCACTTAAATTTAAATTTTCCAACAGTATTTGGTGTGCAAGATTACGTGAAACCAAAACCAGCACCTGAAGCCTATATTTTATTAGCAGAAACTTTAGGTTTTAAAGAAGGTGATTTTAAAGATATTTGGGTTTTTGAAGATAGTTTAACAGGTACAAAAGCAGCAAAATCAGCAGGTATGGTTCCGATTGGAATTACCACACAATATACTGATGAAGAACTAAAGGAAGCAGGAAGTATTTTAGTTTTTCCAACTTTGTTGGAAGCTTATGAGTATTTGACAAAATACTCTTTTTAG
- a CDS encoding D-arabinono-1,4-lactone oxidase, whose translation MKQSKNGVWVSWNENISYNYKSLYKISSEEELQEVVKKSKKIRIFGNKQSSSNIASGTETLIDIKEYNKILSYNDSEQTITVQSGIILGDLIEAVEAKGWCIPCLPDINTITIGGALATGTHGTSGKLLSEYITKCNLILADGSVKVVTEKDDLIDAVRVSLGVLGVFSEITFKCEPIYTLHVKEGPEDDSVWLPKIKERLQKHDFLRILWLPHTDKGYVITGDKIDPNTEVTEDLGPKYLKHRRTASKILYKYSHVFPWITAIANKLLYRGFFSSTKEHKGSLYQATVTKSRGSTLELAEWTIGLDVFPTVFEELKAEINKWSNKSFIHIPMDVRFVYKDKTWLSYAYSKDTVTMGCVSRNAATADTYEAFKSIEKIFLKYGGKPHWAKRFIAKDEALSKVYTKWEDFKFLRRELDPTNKFLNPYLAEIFNEKTTN comes from the coding sequence ATGAAACAAAGTAAAAACGGAGTCTGGGTAAGCTGGAACGAAAACATAAGTTATAACTACAAATCTCTTTATAAAATTTCTTCCGAAGAGGAATTACAAGAAGTTGTAAAAAAATCAAAAAAAATAAGAATTTTTGGTAATAAACAATCTTCATCTAATATTGCTTCTGGTACAGAAACTTTAATTGATATTAAAGAGTATAACAAAATTTTATCTTACAATGATTCAGAGCAAACAATTACGGTTCAGTCTGGTATTATTTTAGGAGATTTAATAGAAGCGGTAGAAGCAAAAGGCTGGTGTATACCTTGTTTGCCAGACATCAACACCATTACTATTGGTGGCGCTTTAGCAACAGGAACACACGGTACAAGCGGAAAATTATTATCAGAATACATTACAAAATGTAATCTTATTTTAGCCGATGGTTCCGTTAAAGTAGTAACAGAAAAAGACGATTTAATTGATGCCGTAAGAGTTTCTTTGGGTGTTCTTGGTGTTTTTTCTGAAATTACATTTAAATGTGAACCTATTTATACTTTACATGTAAAAGAAGGTCCTGAAGACGATAGCGTTTGGTTACCTAAAATTAAAGAACGTTTACAAAAACACGATTTTCTAAGAATTTTATGGTTACCTCATACAGATAAAGGCTATGTAATTACGGGCGATAAAATAGATCCCAATACAGAAGTCACTGAAGATTTAGGCCCAAAATATTTAAAACATAGAAGAACTGCTTCTAAAATATTGTATAAATACTCTCATGTTTTCCCTTGGATAACGGCCATCGCTAACAAACTTTTATACCGAGGTTTTTTTAGCTCTACCAAAGAACACAAAGGGTCTTTGTACCAAGCAACCGTTACAAAATCTAGAGGTTCTACTTTAGAATTAGCAGAATGGACCATTGGTTTAGATGTGTTTCCAACAGTTTTTGAAGAATTAAAAGCAGAAATAAATAAATGGAGCAACAAATCGTTTATTCATATTCCTATGGATGTTCGCTTTGTGTATAAAGATAAAACTTGGTTAAGCTATGCTTATAGTAAAGATACCGTAACCATGGGATGCGTTTCTAGAAATGCTGCTACTGCAGACACCTATGAAGCTTTTAAAAGTATTGAAAAAATATTTTTAAAATACGGAGGAAAACCTCATTGGGCAAAACGTTTTATAGCAAAAGATGAAGCGCTTTCTAAAGTCTATACTAAATGGGAAGATTTTAAATTTTTAAGAAGAGAACTAGATCCAACAAATAAATTTTTAAATCCGTATTTAGCGGAAATATTCAACGAAAAAACAACCAATTAA